In Methanothermus fervidus DSM 2088, a single genomic region encodes these proteins:
- a CDS encoding agmatinase (COGs: COG0010 Arginase/agmatinase/formimionoglutamate hydrolase arginase family~InterPro IPR005925: IPR006035: IPR020855~KEGG: mst:Msp_0415 arginase/agmatinase/formimionoglutamate hydrolase~PFAM: Arginase/agmatinase/formiminoglutamase~SPTR: P19268 Uncharacterized 32.2 kDa protein in hmfB 3'region~TIGRFAM: agmatinase~PFAM: Arginase family~TIGRFAM: agmatinase) — MGLKFAYSKDPSSLKYLSNKKVFGLLGVPFDSTSTYKPGSRFGPLMIRQASYNFENYSLHYRKKLDVPIIDLGDIEVILGDFKNTCRNISEKVQEVLKKGMIPIVLGGEHSITYGVVKTFDLSDVTILHFDAHMDMANTYAGKKFSHATVMRRIYELHPKKIVQIGVRSCTKEEHEFVLNENIKYYTSRDIIEKFNMVLNEINKLDGPFYVTVDIDVLDPGYAPGVGNPTPVGITPYHMEKFIEKIARKKIIGIDIVEVATDRIGDPAAMNAAKILYDFLFAIKI, encoded by the coding sequence ATGGGTCTAAAATTTGCATATTCTAAGGACCCTTCCTCCCTTAAATACCTTTCTAATAAAAAAGTTTTTGGATTGTTAGGAGTACCTTTTGATAGCACATCCACATATAAGCCAGGGTCAAGATTTGGACCATTGATGATTCGTCAAGCATCCTACAATTTTGAAAACTATAGTTTACACTATAGAAAAAAACTAGATGTTCCTATCATTGATTTAGGTGATATTGAGGTAATTCTAGGTGACTTTAAAAATACTTGTCGTAATATTTCTGAAAAAGTTCAAGAAGTTTTAAAAAAAGGAATGATTCCTATTGTCCTTGGTGGAGAACATAGCATAACATATGGTGTTGTGAAAACATTTGATCTAAGTGATGTAACTATTCTACACTTTGATGCACATATGGATATGGCAAATACTTATGCTGGTAAAAAGTTTTCGCATGCAACAGTCATGCGACGAATATATGAATTACATCCGAAGAAAATTGTCCAAATTGGTGTAAGATCTTGTACAAAAGAAGAACATGAATTTGTTCTTAATGAAAATATCAAATACTATACATCAAGAGACATAATTGAAAAATTTAACATGGTTTTAAATGAAATAAATAAATTAGATGGACCATTCTATGTAACAGTGGATATAGATGTATTAGATCCTGGTTATGCTCCAGGTGTTGGAAATCCAACGCCTGTAGGTATCACTCCCTACCATATGGAAAAATTCATTGAAAAAATAGCTAGAAAAAAAATTATTGGCATTGACATTGTTGAAGTTGCAACAGATAGAATAGGCGACCCCGCAGCGATGAATGCAGCAAAAATTTTGTATGATTTTTTATTTGCAATAAAAATATAA
- a CDS encoding translation initiation factor 5A precursor (eIF-5A) (COGs: COG0231 Translation elongation factor P (EF-P)/translation initiation factor 5A (eIF-5A)~InterPro IPR001884: IPR016027: IPR008991: IPR014722: IPR 012340: IPR020189: IPR019769~KEGG: mth:MTH869 translation initiation factor IF-5A~PFAM: Translation elongation factor, IF5A-like~SPTR: O26955 Translation initiation factor 5A~TIGRFAM: translation initiation factor eIF-5A~PFAM: Eukaryotic elongation factor 5A hypusine, DNA-binding OB fold~TIGRFAM: translation initiation factor eIF-5A), with amino-acid sequence MAKKVVEVRTLKKGKYVVIDGEPSKIVGVTTSSPGKHGSAKMRIEAIGIFDGQKRSIVKPVDSKIEVPVINKKVGQVLAIMGDTVQLMDLETYDTFEVPIPEELKDKLTEGAEVEYLEAMGKTKLLRVK; translated from the coding sequence ATGGCAAAAAAAGTAGTTGAAGTTAGAACATTGAAAAAAGGTAAGTATGTGGTAATAGATGGTGAACCTTCAAAGATTGTAGGAGTAACAACTTCTTCACCAGGTAAGCATGGATCTGCAAAGATGCGTATAGAAGCAATTGGCATTTTTGATGGACAAAAAAGAAGTATTGTAAAACCTGTGGATAGTAAAATAGAAGTACCTGTGATTAATAAGAAGGTGGGTCAAGTTTTAGCAATTATGGGTGATACTGTACAATTGATGGACTTAGAAACATATGACACATTTGAAGTTCCTATACCTGAGGAGTTAAAAGATAAATTAACTGAAGGTGCAGAAGTTGAATATTTAGAAGCAATGGGTAAAACAAAACTTTTAAGAGTTAAATAA
- a CDS encoding arginine decarboxylase, pyruvoyl-dependent (COGs: COG1945 conserved hypothetical protein~InterPro IPR002724: IPR016104: IPR003006~KEGG: mth:MTH870 hypothetical protein~PFAM: Pyruvoyl-dependent arginine decarboxylase~SPTR: O26956 Pyruvoyl-dependent arginine decarboxylase~TIGRFAM: arginine decarboxylase, pyruvoyl-dependent~PFAM: Pyruvoyl-dependent arginine decarboxylase (PvlArgDC)~TIGRFAM: arginine decarboxylase, pyruvoyl-dependent): protein MNIAITSGKSEGPTKLNAFDNALLDAGIGNVNLIEVSSIVPPGAKIIPLPKFEVGSMVKCVLAKKISERKDDLISASVAVAMSKDFGCIAEHSGVNVSPEKVRERCVSTVKNMMKKRNKKIEELIVEEINHRVKKCGAVVAAVVYIE, encoded by the coding sequence TTGAATATTGCTATAACTTCTGGTAAAAGTGAAGGCCCCACAAAGTTAAATGCATTTGATAATGCCTTATTAGATGCTGGTATTGGAAATGTAAATTTGATAGAAGTTTCTAGTATAGTTCCGCCAGGTGCAAAAATAATTCCATTACCTAAATTTGAAGTAGGATCAATGGTTAAATGTGTATTAGCGAAAAAGATTTCGGAAAGAAAAGATGATTTAATTTCTGCTAGTGTAGCTGTTGCAATGTCAAAAGATTTTGGATGTATAGCTGAACACAGTGGCGTAAATGTAAGTCCTGAAAAAGTTAGGGAAAGATGTGTATCAACTGTTAAAAACATGATGAAAAAAAGGAATAAAAAAATAGAAGAATTAATTGTGGAGGAGATAAATCATAGAGTTAAAAAATGTGGTGCAGTGGTTGCTGCGGTAGTTTATATAGAATAG
- a CDS encoding Inositol-phosphate phosphatase (COGs: COG0483 fructose-1 6-bisphosphatase of inositol monophosphatase family~InterPro IPR000760: IPR020583: IPR020550~KEGG: mth:MTH871 bifunctional inositol-1 monophosphatase/fructose-1,6-bisphosphatase~PFAM: inositol monophosphatase~PRIAM: Inositol-phosphate phosphatase~SPTR: O26957 Inositol-1-monophosphatase~PFAM: Inositol monophosphatase family), producing MDESEIRKWKKVSLEMARRVERAISPLIGTEEAGKIVKMGADGTPTKLIDLIAEDEVINVLKEVGEPVGLVTEESGSFDINKKVVSRNKKITFVVDPLDGTTNAIKNIPFYGISIAVAEHPQNRDPVLNDVVIGVVRNFTTRDTYTAIKDRGASLNGNEISPSSNKFLNEASVGAFIYGTRFKDLDNLCSKIRRMRILGAVALELSYVANGVYDAFIDIRGRLRIVDIAAAKLIVDEAGGIVTDHQGNVINGPLNVRERTSLVAAGNNALHSKIIEVLEEL from the coding sequence ATGGATGAATCAGAAATTAGAAAATGGAAAAAAGTATCATTGGAAATGGCTAGACGCGTAGAAAGAGCAATATCACCATTAATTGGTACTGAAGAAGCTGGAAAGATAGTTAAAATGGGTGCTGATGGTACTCCAACAAAATTGATAGATTTAATAGCTGAAGATGAAGTTATAAATGTGTTAAAAGAAGTTGGAGAACCTGTTGGATTAGTAACTGAAGAATCTGGAAGTTTTGATATAAATAAGAAAGTTGTAAGTAGAAACAAAAAAATAACTTTTGTTGTTGATCCTCTTGATGGAACAACTAATGCTATAAAAAACATTCCTTTTTATGGCATATCGATAGCTGTAGCTGAACATCCGCAAAATAGAGATCCTGTACTTAATGATGTTGTTATTGGAGTTGTAAGGAATTTTACAACAAGAGATACCTATACAGCCATAAAAGATAGAGGTGCATCTTTAAACGGAAATGAAATATCTCCATCATCAAATAAATTTTTGAATGAAGCATCTGTTGGTGCTTTTATTTATGGAACTAGATTTAAAGATCTGGATAATTTATGTAGCAAGATAAGAAGGATGAGAATATTGGGTGCAGTAGCTTTAGAATTAAGTTATGTTGCTAATGGCGTATATGATGCATTTATAGATATAAGAGGAAGGTTAAGAATTGTGGACATTGCTGCTGCAAAACTTATTGTAGACGAAGCTGGAGGGATAGTTACAGACCATCAAGGCAATGTTATAAATGGCCCATTGAATGTAAGAGAAAGGACATCTTTAGTTGCTGCAGGAAACAATGCTTTACATTCAAAAATTATAGAAGTTTTGGAGGAACTTTAA
- a CDS encoding ATP-NAD/AcoX kinase (COGs: COG0061 sugar kinase~InterPro IPR016064: IPR017438: IPR017437: IPR002504~KEGG: mth:MTH872 inorganic polyphosphate/ATP-NAD kinase~PFAM: ATP-NAD/AcoX kinase~SPTR: O26958 Probable inorganic polyphosphate/ATP-NAD kinase~PFAM: ATP-NAD kinase) has protein sequence MHIGLVARLDMQKSIKLAKKIVEFLEKKGIQVSVESSLADIINKKDIKCDLEKMEADMIVTIGGDGTILRTQGIAKNIPIFGINMGTIGFLTEIDHQNAFEALEKVISGKYFIEERSRLEVCGKKLPPALNEVVVITSKPAKMLHFEVLVDDEVVENLRADGMIVSTPSGSTAYSMSAGGPIVDPNVDAFIIVPICPFKLSARPLVVPDNSKIKIKLLKKGKDAIVVVDGQAEDKITYMEELTLKKYKSPAYFVRLKKGFYRRIREKLTEGGIAFL, from the coding sequence ATGCATATTGGACTTGTTGCAAGATTAGACATGCAAAAATCCATCAAACTAGCAAAAAAAATTGTAGAGTTTTTAGAAAAGAAAGGTATTCAAGTTTCAGTGGAATCATCACTAGCTGATATTATTAACAAAAAAGACATAAAATGTGACTTAGAAAAAATGGAAGCAGACATGATTGTTACTATAGGTGGCGATGGTACAATACTTAGAACGCAAGGGATTGCCAAAAACATACCTATTTTTGGTATAAATATGGGTACTATTGGATTTTTAACAGAAATAGATCATCAAAACGCATTTGAAGCTTTAGAAAAAGTGATTTCAGGTAAATATTTTATTGAGGAGAGAAGCAGATTGGAAGTTTGTGGAAAAAAATTACCTCCAGCACTTAATGAGGTTGTTGTAATAACTAGTAAGCCTGCAAAAATGCTTCATTTTGAAGTTTTAGTGGATGATGAAGTGGTTGAAAATTTAAGAGCAGATGGAATGATTGTTTCTACACCTAGTGGATCTACGGCATATTCAATGTCTGCTGGAGGTCCTATTGTAGATCCAAATGTGGATGCATTTATAATAGTCCCAATATGTCCATTTAAATTAAGTGCAAGACCTCTAGTAGTTCCAGATAATAGTAAAATAAAAATTAAGCTTTTAAAGAAAGGAAAAGATGCAATAGTGGTTGTTGATGGTCAAGCAGAAGATAAAATAACTTATATGGAAGAATTAACACTTAAAAAATATAAATCCCCTGCTTATTTTGTAAGATTAAAAAAAGGTTTTTACAGAAGAATCAGAGAAAAATTAACTGAAGGTGGCATTGCCTTTCTTTAA
- a CDS encoding Mur ligase middle domain protein (COGs: COG0770 UDP-N-acetylmuramyl pentapeptide synthase~InterPro IPR013221~KEGG: mth:MTH873 UDP-N-acetylmuramyl tripeptide synthetase related protein~PFAM: Mur ligase middle domain protein~SPTR: O26959 UDP-N-acetylmuramyl tripeptide synthetase related protein~PFAM: Mur ligase middle domain), producing the protein MDVLVVDLTHGGITLAKELKKYFDNVFVWDIYNTVPKEKKKFLSKYFKFVDTVPKRKNIKIIAPVHCPLNITPDFTHHEAVNFILQDWKNKRDIPIIEVTGVKGKTSVVWMLKEILSHKNPLILSSIGIFLKDKVLKKDVSITPANIIKAIKLGKDKFGVCIFEVSLGGTGLADVGVLTNIVEDYLIAGGKRKASEAKKQIFRSKITCCDYKTLKKFYKEYIGEANTFSINYHDDVNVWTSSIKYDFEKTSFKVNVDGLKTLKGEFCGNIRIETFAPTSHYLLNVLAAISAALSLGVKTKYIKKGLYNFRGLKGRSSIKRKNSCRIIEEINPGINTKTIENSLEIAKNLKNSVVIIGGQYGVTCEELNEERVAKIIDNNRDVNVALVDEVGKSLLKKIKRKVEYADNPNKLLKSFIERGFKNIVFVYRSKYSDLSKR; encoded by the coding sequence ATGGATGTCCTTGTTGTAGATCTCACGCATGGTGGTATTACCTTAGCCAAAGAATTAAAAAAATATTTTGACAATGTTTTTGTTTGGGACATCTACAATACTGTTCCTAAAGAAAAAAAGAAATTCTTAAGTAAGTATTTTAAATTTGTAGATACTGTCCCTAAAAGAAAAAATATTAAAATAATTGCACCAGTTCATTGCCCTCTAAATATAACTCCTGATTTTACACATCATGAGGCTGTAAATTTTATTTTACAGGATTGGAAAAATAAAAGAGACATACCAATAATTGAAGTTACTGGTGTTAAGGGCAAGACATCGGTAGTATGGATGTTAAAAGAAATTTTATCTCATAAAAACCCATTAATATTGAGCAGTATTGGTATTTTTTTAAAAGATAAAGTTTTAAAAAAAGACGTGAGCATAACTCCAGCAAATATAATCAAGGCTATTAAATTGGGAAAAGACAAATTTGGAGTTTGTATATTTGAAGTATCACTTGGAGGTACAGGATTAGCAGATGTTGGTGTATTAACAAATATAGTTGAGGATTATCTGATAGCTGGAGGAAAAAGAAAAGCTAGTGAAGCTAAAAAACAAATATTTAGGAGTAAAATAACTTGCTGTGATTACAAAACACTAAAAAAATTTTATAAGGAATACATAGGGGAAGCAAATACTTTCTCTATAAATTATCATGATGATGTAAATGTTTGGACTTCATCCATAAAATATGATTTTGAAAAAACCTCATTTAAAGTAAATGTAGATGGATTAAAAACTTTAAAGGGAGAATTTTGTGGAAATATACGTATAGAAACATTTGCTCCAACATCTCATTATTTGTTAAATGTTTTAGCAGCTATATCTGCTGCATTGTCTTTAGGCGTTAAAACAAAATACATAAAAAAAGGATTGTATAATTTTAGAGGCTTAAAAGGAAGAAGTTCCATAAAAAGAAAAAATAGTTGTAGAATAATAGAGGAAATAAATCCAGGTATAAACACTAAAACTATTGAAAATTCACTGGAAATTGCCAAAAATCTAAAAAATTCTGTAGTGATCATCGGTGGTCAATATGGTGTCACCTGTGAAGAACTCAATGAGGAAAGAGTTGCTAAAATAATTGATAATAATAGAGATGTTAATGTAGCATTAGTAGATGAGGTTGGAAAAAGCTTATTAAAAAAAATAAAAAGGAAAGTGGAATATGCTGACAATCCTAATAAATTGCTAAAATCATTTATAGAAAGAGGTTTTAAAAATATTGTGTTTGTGTACAGGTCAAAATATTCAGATTTAAGCAAAAGATGA
- a CDS encoding hydroxymethylbilane synthase (COGs: COG0181 Porphobilinogen deaminase~InterPro IPR000860~KEGG: mth:MTH874 porphobilinogen deaminase~PFAM: Porphobilinogen deaminase~PRIAM: Hydroxymethylbilane synthase~SPTR: O26960 Probable porphobilinogen deaminase~TIGRFAM: porphobilinogen deaminase~PFAM: Porphobilinogen deaminase, C-terminal domain; Porphobilinogen deaminase, dipyromethane cofactor binding domain~TIGRFAM: porphobilinogen deaminase), which yields MIVGTRGSPLALKQTYYVVNQLSKLVNEEVKIKIIKTTGDKIKDSQLHKIGQRGVFTKEIDKAVLNEEVDLAVHSLKDVPTELHEDLEIVAIPHRDSPNEVLVSKYSWDELSEECILGTSSLRRKAFCRYHGKKFKIKPLRGNIETRIKKVEDGEYDATIMAEAALKRLNLEKYIKKRFSVKYFTPSAGQGAIAIETRSDSKYISVLKKLNDHRAFYEVTAERTVLKELGVGCQWPIGVVARSKGKNLNLYAILLSKKGKLLSKIELDGKLHEATKLGKKAAKKMEGYI from the coding sequence ATGATAGTTGGTACCAGAGGTAGTCCATTAGCACTCAAACAAACATATTATGTTGTTAATCAACTTTCAAAATTGGTTAATGAGGAAGTAAAAATCAAAATTATAAAAACAACAGGGGATAAAATCAAGGATTCTCAGTTACATAAAATAGGTCAAAGAGGAGTTTTTACAAAAGAAATTGACAAGGCAGTGCTAAATGAAGAAGTTGATTTGGCAGTCCATAGTTTGAAAGATGTACCAACAGAATTACATGAGGATTTAGAGATAGTAGCTATCCCACATAGAGATTCACCAAACGAAGTTTTAGTTTCTAAATATAGTTGGGATGAATTATCTGAAGAATGTATTTTAGGTACAAGTAGTTTAAGAAGAAAAGCATTTTGTCGTTACCATGGAAAAAAATTTAAAATAAAACCTTTGAGAGGAAACATTGAGACTAGAATTAAAAAAGTCGAAGATGGAGAATACGATGCTACAATAATGGCTGAAGCCGCACTAAAGCGTTTAAATCTTGAAAAATATATTAAAAAAAGATTTTCTGTGAAATATTTTACTCCCTCTGCAGGACAAGGAGCAATAGCTATAGAAACGAGGTCTGATAGTAAATATATCTCTGTATTAAAAAAATTAAATGATCATAGAGCATTTTATGAAGTAACTGCTGAAAGAACAGTACTAAAAGAACTTGGCGTTGGATGCCAATGGCCTATAGGTGTTGTGGCCAGATCCAAAGGCAAAAATTTAAATCTTTATGCAATTTTACTGTCTAAGAAAGGCAAACTGCTTTCAAAAATTGAGCTAGATGGGAAACTTCATGAAGCTACAAAATTAGGAAAAAAAGCTGCAAAAAAAATGGAGGGTTACATCTGA
- a CDS encoding oxidoreductase domain protein (COGs: COG0673 dehydrogenase and related protein~InterPro IPR016040: IPR000683: IPR004104~KEGG: mth:MTH875 3-chlorobenzoate-3,4-dioxygenase dyhydrogenase related protein~PFAM: oxidoreductase domain protein; Oxidoreductase domain~SPTR: O26961 3-chlorobenzoate-3,4-dioxygenase dyhydrogenase related protein~PFAM: Oxidoreductase family, C-terminal alpha/beta domain; Oxidoreductase family, NAD-binding Rossmann fold) gives MKKLNVGVIGVGAMGYNHARVYSQLKNANLLAVADISKTALKRVTKRYNTKGFTDYMKVLEMPEIDAVSVCVPTTYHYKVTMDAIEHGKHVLVEKPIAFTVEEAKEMIKFARKKNVKLSVGHVERFNPAVQKAKEVVESGTIGDIVTASTKRVGPFPPRIKDVGVTIDLAIHDIDIMHYLFEKKVVEVYAYMGSILNKCEFEDHAEIMVKFQENIVGLLEVNWLTPYKKRKLSITGTDGIISVDYITQNLKVHGKFAQNISINKEEPLKNELRSFVNSVLEDKEPPVNGESGLYALKVVLNAIKSAKKGYPVRLEGGKNE, from the coding sequence CTGAAAAAATTAAATGTTGGAGTTATAGGAGTAGGAGCTATGGGTTACAATCATGCAAGAGTCTATTCCCAATTAAAAAATGCAAATCTTTTAGCAGTGGCAGATATATCAAAGACTGCTCTCAAAAGGGTCACAAAAAGATATAATACAAAAGGATTCACAGATTATATGAAAGTCCTCGAAATGCCTGAAATAGACGCTGTAAGTGTGTGTGTACCAACCACTTATCACTATAAAGTTACAATGGATGCTATAGAACATGGAAAACATGTTTTAGTTGAAAAACCAATTGCATTTACAGTTGAAGAAGCCAAAGAAATGATTAAATTTGCAAGAAAAAAGAATGTTAAGTTAAGTGTCGGACATGTAGAACGTTTTAATCCAGCTGTACAAAAAGCAAAAGAAGTTGTAGAAAGTGGAACCATTGGTGACATTGTTACAGCATCCACAAAAAGGGTTGGACCATTTCCGCCACGAATCAAAGATGTCGGAGTGACTATAGATCTCGCAATTCATGACATAGATATCATGCATTATCTTTTTGAAAAGAAAGTTGTGGAAGTATATGCATACATGGGAAGTATCTTAAATAAATGTGAATTTGAAGATCATGCTGAAATCATGGTAAAATTTCAGGAAAATATAGTTGGTTTACTAGAAGTTAATTGGCTAACTCCTTACAAAAAAAGAAAATTATCAATAACAGGTACAGATGGGATTATATCTGTTGATTATATTACTCAAAATCTTAAAGTACATGGTAAATTCGCACAAAACATAAGTATAAATAAAGAAGAACCTTTAAAAAATGAATTAAGATCATTTGTAAATTCTGTGTTGGAAGATAAAGAACCTCCTGTAAATGGTGAAAGTGGATTGTATGCACTTAAAGTTGTGTTAAATGCTATAAAATCTGCAAAAAAAGGATATCCTGTAAGATTAGAAGGTGGAAAAAATGAATAA
- a CDS encoding phosphoribosyltransferase (COGs: COG0856 Orotate phosphoribosyltransferase homologs~InterPro IPR007050: IPR000836~KEGG: mth:MTH876 orotate phosphoribosyltransferase-like protein~PFAM: phosphoribosyltransferase; Bacterio-opsin activator HTH domain protein~SPTR: O26962 PyrE-like protein~PFAM: Phosphoribosyl transferase domain), giving the protein MNKELIKKAQELRARGFTTGEIADELNISRDTARWLILKAEEKVSRKAPTDIAIDWRCLSESASRLKYVSAIMADIASKYDVEGIVGIAVSGVPIATLMATLMNKELSFSVFHPAKLRKEKDVDGTISSNFASIYNKKVIIVDDVITSGRTVKEAVKVVKEQGAKPVAVVVLIDKKNLKEVDGVPVESLIKVTRVG; this is encoded by the coding sequence ATGAATAAAGAACTTATAAAAAAAGCTCAAGAACTTCGAGCCAGAGGATTTACAACTGGAGAAATAGCGGATGAATTAAATATCTCCAGAGACACAGCAAGATGGCTGATATTAAAGGCTGAAGAAAAAGTTAGTAGAAAAGCTCCAACAGACATTGCCATTGATTGGAGATGTTTGAGTGAAAGTGCATCAAGACTAAAATATGTATCAGCTATCATGGCAGATATAGCATCTAAGTATGATGTGGAAGGTATAGTGGGAATAGCTGTTAGTGGGGTACCAATAGCAACATTGATGGCAACATTAATGAATAAGGAATTATCATTTTCAGTTTTTCACCCTGCTAAATTAAGGAAAGAAAAGGATGTAGATGGTACAATCAGCAGTAATTTCGCAAGCATATATAATAAAAAGGTAATCATTGTGGACGATGTTATAACAAGTGGTAGGACTGTTAAGGAAGCTGTAAAAGTTGTAAAGGAGCAAGGGGCAAAACCAGTTGCAGTTGTAGTGTTAATTGACAAGAAAAATCTCAAAGAAGTTGATGGAGTGCCAGTTGAATCATTAATTAAAGTTACTAGGGTAGGATAA